A window of Fusarium falciforme chromosome 1, complete sequence genomic DNA:
tctcctgctgccgctgGCGGACCTCCTTTTGCCTTTCGGTGAGATGTTGAGACTCTTCGACCAATGGGGAGGAAACAATCGGAGCAAATTGGATCTGTGAATTGTCATGTCGGAGACGAGGCGTGTTCGTCCGCTTGGCTGGCTTCATCTGTATCACCTCAGGGGTGGCATCTCGCCGACGCTTGCGGGCCGAAGCACCCCTCAGGCTCATTTTCGTAATTGATGGTGCCGGGGAGACTGCTTGGTCAACACCATGACCAGATGACTTGGCGGACGAGAGAGCAACGAAGCTCAAGTCCTCCTGTGAGTCAACAAAGGACTGGGCTTGGGCGCCAAACTCGCCACTGGATTCCTCCATGCCAGGGAAAGAAACGTCCACCATTGGCCGAAGAGAAGCAATGATTGACTTGAGACTATCAGAGCAGTCCAGGttctcttcatctttgacCAAGGCATTCCACGTTTCAGCCATCTTGTTTACCACATGTCGGTGCCTGCTCTTAAAACCGGCGGAAAAAAGGGGctcgatggtgttgaggtccTTATCCTCCAGACGGCCAAGACTCAATAGTTGGCTGCAAACATTGTCCCAGATAGTTCTCAACTGCTCATCATTAGCTTTGTATCATATTAATCTGCGACAGGCGAGCTTACTGCCTTGGACAAGGGGGACTCGTCACTCAGTTTGACCTGAGCCTTTGCGTCCTGAATCCATGGAGAAAGTCCATCTTGTAACTTGGACAAGATCTTGACACCAGTTTGAGGGAAGGAAGCTGTCATGAAAGTATCAACAACCTCAAAGAAAGACGCCAGTGAACCGCCATCACCCATCTTTTCGTAGTGTTCATAAAAGAACTTCATGCTTCGGTCCTGGACCTGGTACAGGTACTGGAAAGGATCAAATGAGGTTGATCGAGATACAGTCGGTGGTGCACCCCATAAACGCCGTCGAGCGGCCTCCACGGCTTGGCGATCACGGGGAAGCCTTGCAGTCTTGAAGAGTGCTGTCGCCACAGCTAGAGCCATCTGGTTTGACTGTTCCTCAGTTTCGAAGAAGTTGTCGGCAACAATCTTTGCCAGGGGCTCGACGAGACCAAGTGCCCGGCCGGCATCACCACACTCTTGAACGACATGATCCGAGAGTAAGTCGAAGAGAGAGAACCACTGCGGTGAGGGAAGCTTAGGGTGAGATACGAGGCCACGCTCCAGGAGGGAAACGATTTCTCGATATTCGGGCCCAAGTAATCTTTCACTGCTCGAAGGATGAGAGCCCGATGAAACGTAGCTTTGATCCAGAAGCAAGCGAATATTCTGCGCGGCCAGAACCCAAGGGCCATAAGGGGAGAGTGTGTCTCGAGGCAACAGTCGCAGCATATCCCGAGACAATTCCACACGGACTCTCATGCTCTTGTCGTGGAAAAATGGCTCAAAGATGGATAGAAAGCACTCGGCCAGATCCTCGTTGTCGGTTGCGCCAGGAGGGATCGAAGAGAGCATGGAGAAGAGGTGGTAGACCGGTGCCTGAGCAGTACCGCTTGACTTTTCTGCTCGGTCATGTCgacttgatggtgttgaggcaggCTCAAAGGTGTTGGCAAGGGATACGGAGAATCTCTTCTCGGTAAAGGGGAGGAGACCGAGGCTGGAAACAAGGACATCGACGTAGTGGTGAATGCTTGAAAGGAACTTGGTAGCAAGTGATTCGGAGCCTTCAGGTAAGCCCTTGGACCACATTTTTGACAAGATATCAAAAGACTGAGCAATGAATCTTGCCGTGTCGTCGGCTACTTTGATGTCCTTTGCTGAGGCAGCGGCAATCGACCCAACGAAAGCTTGCCAGAGTCTGTATGCCAAACTCTCCTTGTTTGCCAGATCAATGAACTTCTTTTCCAGGATTGGGCCGACAAGCTGGAAGACTTTCTCGGAATTCCGTCGAGTCCATCTGGGGTCTATTGAGGGCAACTCGTCAGGGCTTATCAGGGGCATTTCCCTGATGCGATCTTCTTTCCAACTTCGTGGGGTCGAAACATCCAGAAGGCCAGTCACAATACGTGAAGCATGTGTCACTGAATCGGCAGACACGTCGGGCTTCCCATCCACGTTGATCAGCTGTGCTATGACAGGGTGAAGAACAAAGTCCCAGGCGGCATCGGTCCAAGAACTGTCGTGAATAGGGCGAAAGGCGTAGTAGTAGAGGTTGCAGATTCCGCCAATGACTGTTCTTCGAAGCTTCATCGCATCGTCCGCTTGTTTTGAGCTGAATTTTCTTCGTAATTGACTCGCCAAGGGTTGACCCAATAATGCCAAGGACTTGGGTGGCATCTTGCTGTTGGTTATGGAAAGATAGACATATCTGTTCCATGCGTAATTCGCTTCTTGCTTGGTTTGCATGTCGGTTGTGTTGAAGGCGTCCTGGGCAATCTTGAACCACGAATTAAAATACTGCCACCTGTTGAGTGGACATTGAAGGAAGAGTGTGACAACACCCCAGATTTGGGGTACAGAAGACAAGCATTGCTTCTCCTTAAGCATGCTCTCCAGTTTCCGAATGTAGAACTCGATGTAGGTCTGTTCTTCATCTGTGGTTTGCAGTATCTCGTTCACCTTGCGCATGACATGCTTCTCGTTTCGAAGTGCAAAGCCAGCTTCAGTACCCAAGCTGATGGCTTGTGCTCGGATATCTCGAATCGTGCTCAACATATCTGTAAACATATCCTCCAACCAGTCAGTGTGGACGGCCATGTGATTCCGTGATTGCTTGATAAGCCGCTTGTAGATTTGGATGCGGCCCATGACGATGCTTTTGCCTGTCAGGTGGTCCTCGATCTTGTGTAGAGAAGTGACGAGACGGCCAACTCGATCCAGAGTTACGACCTTGGGAGCGAAACTTTGGAAAGCAACCACTTGCATCAAATGGCGGGCGAGGTCTTTTGGCAGAGATGGGTCGGCGAAAGATCGAATACAGTGATCCATGACGAAGACTCCAAAATCCGAAGTGAGGGTCGAGGCGATCGCCGGGAAATGAAGGAAAGTCGAGAGAAGGTTGAGAGCGTGTATGATGAGGGTCGTGTCAAGAGATCCGTTTtcgttcttggccttgacgtcgCGTTCGATAAATGACATGAAGAGACTCATCTTGTCCTGCAAGGCGATCCGATCAGGCAGATTGTTGGAGGCCTTGAGGGCACGAGAGAGCATCATGTAGGCATCGAGCCGCGAGGCCCGGTCGGAGCCGGCCAGTTGCTTGATGGTTGAGTCCAACATCTCGGCAATGCTAGCTTGGGATGTGAGACCATTGAACTGGCCATTGAGAGGCGATGCGAGAGGGTTCGGGGATGCAGATGGCTTGAGGATGCCCTTGACGGGTCTTGAGGAGGCGGATGAGGGAGCAGACAGCGGCGATGACCTGAAATATTTGGCCAAGTCGCGATAATCGGGCGGGTCTTT
This region includes:
- a CDS encoding Rif1-N domain-containing protein — its product is MASSAPASNPVLDALPARPPTPPRESRASMKTAAGRPFDPRLNLQTPPGANTPSLTGATNSNSTSKRIRKKVEWSSHTEYKDPPDYRDLAKYFRSSPLSAPSSASSRPVKGILKPSASPNPLASPLNGQFNGLTSQASIAEMLDSTIKQLAGSDRASRLDAYMMLSRALKASNNLPDRIALQDKMSLFMSFIERDVKAKNENGSLDTTLIIHALNLLSTFLHFPAIASTLTSDFGVFVMDHCIRSFADPSLPKDLARHLMQVVAFQSFAPKVVTLDRVGRLVTSLHKIEDHLTGKSIVMGRIQIYKRLIKQSRNHMAVHTDWLEDMFTDMLSTIRDIRAQAISLGTEAGFALRNEKHVMRKVNEILQTTDEEQTYIEFYIRKLESMLKEKQCLSSVPQIWGVVTLFLQCPLNRWQYFNSWFKIAQDAFNTTDMQTKQEANYAWNRYVYLSITNSKMPPKSLALLGQPLASQLRRKFSSKQADDAMKLRRTVIGGICNLYYYAFRPIHDSSWTDAAWDFVLHPVIAQLINVDGKPDVSADSVTHASRIVTGLLDVSTPRSWKEDRIREMPLISPDELPSIDPRWTRRNSEKVFQLVGPILEKKFIDLANKESLAYRLWQAFVGSIAAASAKDIKVADDTARFIAQSFDILSKMWSKGLPEGSESLATKFLSSIHHYVDVLVSSLGLLPFTEKRFSVSLANTFEPASTPSSRHDRAEKSSGTAQAPVYHLFSMLSSIPPGATDNEDLAECFLSIFEPFFHDKSMRVRVELSRDMLRLLPRDTLSPYGPWVLAAQNIRLLLDQSYVSSGSHPSSSERLLGPEYREIVSLLERGLVSHPKLPSPQWFSLFDLLSDHVVQECGDAGRALGLVEPLAKIVADNFFETEEQSNQMALAVATALFKTARLPRDRQAVEAARRRLWGAPPTVSRSTSFDPFQYLYQVQDRSMKFFYEHYEKMGDGGSLASFFEVVDTFMTASFPQTGVKILSKLQDGLSPWIQDAKAQVKLSDESPLSKALRTIWDNVCSQLLSLGRLEDKDLNTIEPLFSAGFKSRHRHVVNKMAETWNALVKDEENLDCSDSLKSIIASLRPMVDVSFPGMEESSGEFGAQAQSFVDSQEDLSFVALSSAKSSGHGVDQAVSPAPSITKMSLRGASARKRRRDATPEVIQMKPAKRTNTPRLRHDNSQIQFAPIVSSPLVEESQHLTERQKEVRQRQQENAALYPSIRSSPRTRSRAAVEEQEKESDTKKTRNLESTPERPASYEDFITSTPTPRRGQALQLEGFNDPPSSPPDPRRNPLLSEIQTRSKAKSSLESWQFSSPPGSPSNSQQPAESQPEPPAPSSTKKSGKSSRSRRRRKSRASSLANEEVIPSSVPVEEDVTDLSILPDAGDLADVEEQKEETGEFLTEEHPTTPPQAMSPVAQVQDTPKSGDDEFVDARSSPEEASNEQPPAALVEVVSSQNQDSSFALSEGDESSLMRFVVELESRRCNLPFDKVNSASASPEKMRMAPATECIEVQGDSSPEKQSTTKRPLSPPVIPSTPIGAGSENPESQSHSKSQGGSKRKRKRSAKIETLRKRRRSADPRGSDQGEESQQTSQDTGSPMPTPSVRRSSRRNAGQKGKKLQGKDTQVSSTEESPTPQAKSPPAKSNDATGVRDGGDTDEELMSQLVTESFAASQSQQEAEPEVPSAVIEDSMEVVSAEDESPPEVADEAAKAESEEVPEAPEDPEASEAGKSNTIMDVLRGGLDQLRGAALSREDVYQLEDMLMDMKRELFEAERRGRR